One genomic segment of Halococcus sediminicola includes these proteins:
- a CDS encoding helix-hairpin-helix domain-containing protein, whose protein sequence is MSKAIQNSDDEETNRSPAQIIPRHVDTAMKVNGYPVKKFVIGFLPAGICALAGVLTVLMSGPALLAGVFVLVFAPVALVLGGWVVIKSNWHTPPRERLRNWRRYRRLRRSMLWNHSETVAHDLAGLAEIYDDGTARMTDGRVVGLADISGRATDRMTEFDANEIVNQLGGQFDETIKNFGFRFYTTTLHTSDTDALTKSYHEAARSERLEDRVWTYVRAICRSLAQWRSTTDDPAWDAPDRRHYIVVEATDDDARSLPSPSIRARLNPFHSSEDVTERQRRRAAKRELLSRLSNVEGAISNVEGLSAERISPDEHAQILLDYWTGENHAPDDELEHAFRREHTGPTVWPPARTQSTPDSDVPMPGDEREDAAGVTQGEDGDSDNDQEGETMRAPGNRTARERLFGLFDGVASSDEASGADHVGLSSEDETPAQRLLAPGIYDVTRDYVRVGDQLCRTYWISEWPDEPDSLYWKPIYTLFGAELDGGDLNPETDIPVDLDVSIHVEPEDRDAVMKELSKQWGSIGAEGVQRSEGGGDVTAIGVDSDQDIYTQMYELLRTTNVQPWRVSAYVTVRAGQKQAIEQFEDTLRDYASLDAAKQDALRVRSEQITDMLEAAPTNCYPVMAGDLHHAAFESGSPTGRNAFAQIGRRDLKTQWMLGDGVAALFPPCSDTIQEEEGIEWGRNEQDGQVIKANPFERGLAPHIITIGTSRSGKSYSAQKACQRWYSEGKDRTLIVLDTQGEFDGLTKALNGKHIVLGGRDAVNPFHTEAPPEHAGHTGGQMSPFTMKADSIVQFIKALVRTQGYDPSIFHNTIEQLVRRTLIEAGADPRDPSSLADADATMRDFIELSEKVMDEPSSLTLGTHDKELGKKAEKIAELRDALGGFMEGQKYEYLLDEDATGLMDDDVDMAYLDLRQFRDSSSAEKSAMFRLMLDQVNQKVKRTSGETIFLIDEAHFLLHSEEMVNWLQKAAREWARYDACLWFCSQSPREFIAQTTGDDGENKRRTIYEQCSTVQFFRTRGLDTDDEEDDILPKFGLNERQVKHVKKGMHPGKEGDYSQALIQFDDRPESWFPLHIEASPVEDAICTYTPREDGDFAAYMEAQCGIEPPEESGYTPPATAVPVVPDPAEDDEESSPVATTTPTATADGGTLTGPVGNSTNESGIDARRATDTDAAHDLLTVDPSTLGERSGSTNHSRTSVEQTEAASHDDNADGNNAPDAGNGTDSETYEGSDWVDDAALYDVHAESEREDKDMAPTGTTTAATPASTPNATESAETSDARTREGLDTETESEQDPSSDESASDGGLSESCEEEDAAVEEPNRETEVSRRGLLSRFRGSISSAFDHPATEKSQLDVTDIGIVDAEKATVLREAGFETVTEVYTAESTALTTVEDIDETNATYIQDGAEQALEASAVSMPADAGKVHTEDAHGSETNGTSEQSVEEAQPPDVSDGDESADAAEQTSESTDNQPVLTDLQQVGDNRADEIHRAGLKTVQDVATADQNALTNVEGIGEARAETIAESANTLISDQSDGGVADAGGDG, encoded by the coding sequence ATGAGTAAGGCAATCCAGAACTCAGACGACGAAGAAACGAATCGGAGTCCGGCACAGATCATCCCGCGCCACGTCGATACCGCGATGAAGGTCAACGGGTATCCCGTGAAGAAATTCGTTATCGGGTTCCTTCCGGCGGGGATCTGTGCGCTCGCGGGCGTTCTCACGGTGCTCATGAGTGGCCCTGCACTGCTCGCGGGGGTGTTCGTGTTGGTGTTCGCGCCGGTAGCACTCGTTCTCGGCGGCTGGGTCGTCATCAAGTCGAACTGGCATACGCCACCGCGTGAGCGCTTGCGAAACTGGCGGCGCTACCGCCGACTTCGGCGGTCGATGCTATGGAATCATTCCGAGACGGTTGCTCACGACCTCGCTGGCCTTGCTGAGATCTACGATGACGGGACAGCCCGGATGACTGACGGTCGTGTCGTCGGGCTGGCTGACATCAGCGGGCGGGCAACCGACCGAATGACTGAGTTTGACGCGAACGAGATCGTGAACCAACTCGGTGGACAGTTCGACGAGACGATCAAGAACTTCGGGTTTCGGTTTTACACGACCACGCTGCATACGTCGGATACGGACGCGCTCACGAAATCGTACCACGAGGCCGCACGGAGTGAGCGCCTTGAGGATCGTGTGTGGACATACGTGCGCGCGATCTGTCGGTCACTCGCGCAGTGGCGAAGCACCACTGACGATCCTGCATGGGACGCACCCGACCGTCGGCATTACATTGTCGTCGAGGCGACAGATGACGACGCCCGTTCACTACCTTCGCCGTCGATACGCGCTCGGCTGAATCCGTTTCACTCATCGGAGGATGTGACCGAACGGCAGCGCCGTCGGGCTGCTAAGCGTGAATTGCTCTCGCGGCTCTCGAATGTTGAGGGGGCTATCAGTAACGTCGAGGGACTCTCGGCCGAGCGTATCTCGCCGGACGAACATGCACAGATACTCCTTGACTATTGGACCGGCGAGAATCACGCTCCCGACGACGAACTCGAACACGCCTTCCGCCGTGAGCATACCGGACCGACCGTCTGGCCGCCTGCACGAACCCAGAGCACACCGGATAGTGACGTTCCCATGCCAGGGGATGAGCGCGAGGACGCTGCCGGTGTGACTCAAGGTGAAGACGGAGACTCAGACAACGATCAAGAGGGCGAAACAATGCGTGCTCCGGGCAACCGAACGGCCCGCGAGCGCCTGTTTGGACTATTCGACGGGGTTGCCAGCAGCGACGAAGCGAGCGGTGCTGACCATGTGGGACTATCATCTGAGGACGAGACGCCAGCCCAGCGGTTGCTCGCTCCCGGTATCTACGACGTGACCCGCGATTACGTGCGCGTCGGTGACCAACTCTGTCGTACCTACTGGATCAGTGAGTGGCCGGATGAACCCGATTCGCTGTATTGGAAACCCATCTACACGCTGTTCGGCGCTGAACTGGATGGGGGCGACCTCAATCCCGAGACGGACATTCCAGTCGATCTGGACGTGTCTATCCACGTCGAACCAGAGGACCGAGACGCCGTAATGAAAGAACTCTCGAAACAGTGGGGATCAATCGGTGCCGAAGGCGTCCAGCGTTCCGAGGGTGGGGGCGATGTGACCGCTATCGGTGTCGATTCCGATCAGGACATCTACACTCAGATGTACGAACTGCTGCGAACGACGAACGTTCAGCCGTGGCGCGTCAGCGCCTACGTGACTGTTCGTGCCGGACAGAAGCAGGCTATCGAGCAGTTCGAAGACACGCTCCGCGACTACGCCTCGCTAGATGCTGCGAAACAGGACGCACTCCGCGTGCGCTCTGAGCAGATTACCGATATGCTCGAAGCCGCGCCAACGAACTGCTATCCCGTCATGGCCGGCGACCTCCACCATGCGGCCTTCGAGTCAGGGTCGCCAACCGGCCGAAACGCCTTCGCACAGATCGGCCGGCGCGATCTCAAAACTCAGTGGATGCTCGGCGACGGCGTGGCAGCCCTGTTCCCGCCCTGTTCCGATACCATCCAAGAAGAGGAAGGCATCGAATGGGGGCGTAACGAGCAAGACGGACAGGTCATCAAGGCGAACCCGTTCGAGCGGGGTCTCGCTCCGCACATCATCACTATCGGGACCTCTCGGTCAGGGAAATCCTACTCGGCACAGAAAGCGTGTCAGCGCTGGTATTCCGAGGGTAAAGACCGAACGCTCATCGTCCTCGACACGCAGGGTGAGTTCGATGGACTGACGAAGGCGCTGAATGGCAAGCACATCGTGCTCGGTGGACGGGATGCGGTCAACCCGTTCCATACCGAAGCCCCGCCGGAACACGCGGGCCACACGGGCGGACAGATGAGTCCGTTCACGATGAAGGCCGACAGCATTGTACAGTTCATCAAGGCGCTTGTCCGCACGCAAGGGTACGACCCGTCGATCTTTCACAACACGATTGAACAACTCGTGCGTCGGACGTTGATCGAGGCGGGAGCCGACCCGCGAGACCCCTCATCACTCGCCGATGCGGACGCGACCATGCGCGATTTCATCGAACTGTCCGAGAAAGTGATGGACGAGCCGAGTTCGCTCACTCTCGGCACTCACGACAAAGAACTCGGCAAGAAAGCTGAGAAGATCGCCGAGTTGCGTGACGCGCTCGGCGGGTTCATGGAGGGCCAGAAATACGAGTATCTGCTCGATGAGGACGCGACCGGCCTCATGGACGATGACGTAGACATGGCCTACTTGGACCTCCGACAGTTTCGGGATTCGAGTTCGGCAGAGAAGTCGGCCATGTTCCGGCTCATGCTCGATCAGGTCAACCAGAAGGTCAAGCGCACGTCCGGAGAGACGATTTTCCTGATCGACGAGGCGCACTTCTTGCTTCACTCCGAGGAGATGGTGAACTGGTTGCAGAAAGCTGCCCGTGAGTGGGCACGCTACGATGCTTGCCTCTGGTTTTGCTCGCAATCGCCGCGCGAGTTCATCGCTCAGACCACGGGCGATGATGGCGAGAACAAACGCCGGACGATCTACGAGCAGTGTTCGACGGTGCAGTTCTTCCGCACACGAGGTCTCGATACTGATGACGAGGAAGACGACATCCTACCGAAGTTCGGGCTGAACGAGAGACAGGTGAAGCACGTCAAGAAGGGGATGCACCCGGGCAAGGAAGGCGACTACTCCCAAGCACTCATCCAGTTTGACGACCGGCCTGAAAGTTGGTTCCCGCTTCATATTGAAGCATCACCGGTCGAGGATGCTATCTGTACGTACACGCCGCGCGAAGACGGTGACTTCGCGGCGTACATGGAGGCACAATGCGGTATCGAGCCGCCGGAGGAGAGTGGTTATACGCCGCCAGCAACTGCTGTTCCAGTTGTTCCCGACCCAGCAGAGGATGATGAGGAGTCATCACCAGTGGCTACAACCACTCCAACGGCGACCGCGGACGGTGGGACGCTGACTGGCCCAGTCGGCAACAGCACGAACGAGAGCGGTATCGATGCCCGGCGAGCCACCGATACGGACGCGGCCCATGATTTGCTCACCGTGGACCCGAGTACTCTCGGCGAGCGCTCTGGGTCAACTAACCATAGCAGAACAAGCGTTGAGCAGACAGAAGCCGCATCGCATGACGACAACGCTGACGGCAACAATGCGCCCGACGCCGGCAACGGTACTGACTCTGAAACCTACGAAGGATCGGACTGGGTGGATGATGCTGCTCTGTACGATGTACACGCTGAATCTGAGCGAGAGGACAAAGATATGGCGCCCACGGGAACCACGACGGCTGCCACTCCTGCTTCGACGCCCAACGCTACCGAATCAGCGGAGACGAGTGACGCAAGGACACGAGAAGGACTAGACACAGAGACGGAGAGCGAGCAGGACCCAAGTTCTGATGAATCCGCGAGTGACGGCGGTTTGAGCGAGAGTTGTGAGGAAGAAGATGCGGCTGTTGAAGAACCGAACCGGGAAACCGAGGTGAGTCGGCGAGGGCTACTGAGCCGGTTCAGAGGCAGCATTAGTTCTGCTTTCGATCATCCGGCTACCGAAAAATCCCAGCTAGACGTCACTGACATCGGTATCGTGGATGCAGAGAAAGCCACGGTGCTACGCGAAGCAGGCTTCGAGACGGTCACAGAGGTCTATACGGCTGAATCGACCGCACTCACAACAGTCGAGGATATCGACGAGACGAATGCTACCTACATTCAGGACGGGGCCGAGCAAGCGCTGGAGGCTTCGGCTGTGTCTATGCCTGCCGATGCTGGTAAGGTCCACACGGAGGACGCTCACGGTTCTGAAACCAACGGGACCAGTGAGCAGTCAGTCGAGGAAGCACAACCTCCGGATGTTTCCGACGGCGATGAGAGCGCCGATGCAGCCGAGCAAACGTCCGAGAGCACCGACAACCAGCCTGTGCTCACGGATCTTCAGCAGGTCGGCGACAACCGGGCCGATGAAATCCACAGGGCGGGCCTCAAGACTGTCCAGGACGTGGCGACAGCCGATCAGAACGCGCTGACCAATGTCGAAGGTATCGGCGAGGCACGGGCCGAGACGATTGCCGAGAGTGCGAATACTCTGATCAGCGACCAATCGGATGGCGGGGTAGCCGATGCTGGAGGTGATGGGTGA
- a CDS encoding class I SAM-dependent methyltransferase, with translation MVNAADPSSEARVLEIATGPGHVAFEFAQKCDEVVGIDITEAPLEIARERKQEQNVKNISFEKGDAEDLSFGDNSFDIVVCRLAFHHFENPGTVLQEMSRICCSEGTVAVDDITVSEFPGRASYQNRFEQLRDPSHVRALPRSELLELFTECNIEVTSVGSDVVVQQVDDWLDLAQTSTSQAETVRDLIEEDANDNLSGTRPFWQGNELYFTQQTTVVVGRPLNELKINK, from the coding sequence TTGGTTAACGCAGCAGACCCATCATCTGAAGCGCGGGTTCTTGAGATTGCGACGGGTCCCGGCCATGTCGCGTTCGAATTCGCACAAAAATGTGATGAGGTAGTTGGTATCGACATTACAGAGGCTCCTCTTGAAATTGCTAGAGAAAGAAAACAAGAGCAGAACGTGAAGAACATCTCCTTTGAGAAAGGGGATGCTGAGGATCTTTCGTTTGGTGACAATAGTTTCGATATAGTTGTCTGTCGCCTAGCGTTTCATCACTTCGAAAACCCAGGGACAGTTCTTCAAGAGATGTCGAGAATATGCTGCTCTGAGGGCACAGTTGCAGTTGACGATATTACCGTGAGTGAATTCCCAGGACGTGCATCGTACCAAAACCGTTTTGAGCAACTTCGAGATCCGTCACACGTTCGGGCACTCCCTAGAAGCGAGCTACTTGAGCTGTTCACCGAGTGTAATATCGAAGTTACGTCTGTTGGCTCTGATGTTGTTGTTCAACAGGTGGATGATTGGCTTGATCTAGCACAAACATCAACATCACAGGCAGAGACTGTTCGGGATTTGATTGAAGAAGATGCGAATGACAATCTGAGCGGCACCCGTCCATTTTGGCAGGGTAACGAATTGTACTTCACGCAACAAACTACGGTTGTTGTGGGTCGGCCCTTGAACGAGTTAAAAATCAATAAATAG
- a CDS encoding type IV secretory system conjugative DNA transfer family protein yields MSDSDIGDPTSYAGGADTGGLGKSYSAADYAASEITPEMAAELAPPNDVEQAISVRPHRDNGGIEAMIEVLESLHTVETTRKGLRRRTVNVSPAHAAEIRYTADESGERSLSLQYVPGSQSLAGTFEGQLQTRYDESLFDRANPALLPVKQTTAADESSGANGESAYISGATLALRKYTLFPIKNVSLPGFRSDPTGAIMQEMVDSQDDVAPDADVVVQIMFRPEDRGWRQGVSGGHGLTDGDDPNITGELSLQELSFNLRQPTIKKERMTFTKERVEYPASKVDKKIANLLEEQQGEKGWHLCLRVFALSEDPEVAKRRASKTAGMFENFYEANSEQTFVPQPINQRDLTDEYADAAAREFEETGIVKAQGEVAGLVNIPEAKDIATNKMRWSLTKPGDGVPPKTPRFPFDDYGVASASDHLKQTTIFDASNPGDPFYFGWGAKHGTEAGIFSKFLDAHMFIAGRTRYGKTVLTEHFCSQVFERGEGGLVIDPKGDDADDFIREWPDHRDEDDLIVMDLGLNPEDEPYENIPRFNFMEIPPGYDPDSRFASTMIEALADDIAAMVAQSGGSEKYLGALMKRVTKTVSRGLLRSGRGVSLLDLACACSSQTGLSEFSRWMDDERITFIRETAHRFEEKEDADLEPLAGRMDEWIHNDAIRDLISARDPSFSIHEAVEEGKVIVLRFAKGAGETERRLLTTALIRRTYASKRVCDNDSPFYLVCDEFDKIATEESNLHTILSEAGGHNYRCVMACQAPGNQLPGRLKNTVGNQCDTFLTFNPGTKNADFVAEHHSVEAETLREMPRYKCYLRTHTSTDDNTHSYLVNAFEPIEEVRESVTGETGMSDEEVEALKLQSMERYGEPIESAEEQQQESAFYEGGAVTPGEGGPTSLNMDDKEVRNLALKAVFDESIRQGDPGGFVAVEECVERLQRYLPEGETINDAGRAWRNVLQEVPDAYLDNREVDDQMEVRATDRGFMNVGASENDGKAEHWAPMANAYIPFTQLGFVMDIPAQTGDEMPDGLAKLDDALQIEDIDDPAKIADRVNDYRESNELLTRLAGTKTAYIESEHTTGATQPSQTIRNLVQAHNRGHRCLFFARESVAEQVYNTVAHEPMCCRSNHPESDEKRFYTSTTTLRIDGEEMTRPGEAENVWVHDTETGQYILRDRAGTVHARFDTPADIFTDASAYPDGGNRNIKPPVIPEYEIGGEDVTKIEWDIIVVPEPERDEEGNESTLTPADLKLYREGAKNIPLIDLTEDVTEGENIEPSGGKQGSSTNSETDEMPGQGRDDDAVESTSEQHEDEGDYLEDALSGVFN; encoded by the coding sequence ATGAGCGACAGCGACATCGGTGATCCTACTAGTTACGCCGGAGGTGCCGATACTGGCGGTCTCGGAAAATCCTATTCGGCCGCGGACTACGCAGCCAGTGAAATCACACCAGAAATGGCCGCAGAGCTTGCTCCACCGAACGACGTAGAGCAGGCCATCTCCGTGCGGCCTCATCGTGATAACGGTGGGATCGAAGCGATGATCGAAGTCCTGGAATCGCTGCACACGGTCGAAACCACTCGAAAGGGCCTCCGCCGCCGCACGGTCAACGTCTCTCCCGCCCACGCAGCCGAGATACGGTACACCGCCGACGAGAGCGGCGAAAGATCACTGTCTCTTCAGTACGTTCCAGGCAGTCAATCGCTCGCCGGAACCTTCGAGGGGCAGCTGCAGACGCGCTACGATGAATCGTTATTTGACCGGGCCAATCCTGCGCTCTTGCCGGTCAAACAAACCACTGCTGCCGACGAATCCAGTGGTGCCAACGGAGAATCCGCCTATATCTCAGGCGCAACACTCGCGCTTCGCAAATACACGCTCTTCCCGATCAAGAATGTTTCATTGCCGGGCTTTCGTTCCGACCCGACCGGTGCGATTATGCAGGAGATGGTCGACTCACAGGATGATGTAGCGCCAGACGCGGATGTCGTGGTCCAAATCATGTTTCGACCCGAAGATCGCGGGTGGCGACAGGGCGTGTCCGGCGGTCATGGGCTTACTGACGGAGATGACCCGAATATCACTGGTGAGCTATCCCTTCAAGAGCTCTCGTTCAACCTCCGACAGCCGACTATCAAGAAAGAGCGGATGACGTTCACCAAGGAGAGAGTTGAGTATCCTGCCTCGAAGGTAGACAAGAAAATCGCCAATCTTCTCGAGGAGCAGCAGGGCGAGAAAGGCTGGCATCTGTGCTTGCGTGTGTTCGCGCTCTCGGAAGACCCCGAGGTAGCGAAACGGCGTGCATCCAAGACCGCCGGGATGTTCGAGAACTTCTACGAAGCCAATAGCGAGCAAACATTTGTCCCTCAGCCAATCAACCAGCGCGACCTCACTGACGAGTACGCTGACGCGGCCGCACGAGAATTCGAGGAGACAGGTATCGTCAAAGCACAGGGCGAGGTCGCCGGTCTCGTGAACATCCCCGAAGCGAAGGACATTGCCACGAACAAGATGCGGTGGTCGCTCACGAAACCCGGCGACGGTGTGCCACCGAAAACCCCGCGCTTCCCGTTCGATGATTACGGAGTCGCCAGTGCGAGCGACCACCTCAAACAGACAACGATCTTCGACGCTAGCAATCCGGGCGACCCGTTTTACTTTGGATGGGGGGCAAAGCACGGCACTGAGGCTGGCATCTTTTCAAAATTCTTGGATGCACACATGTTTATCGCCGGCCGCACTCGATACGGGAAAACAGTCCTCACCGAGCATTTCTGCTCACAGGTATTCGAGCGCGGCGAGGGCGGTCTCGTCATTGATCCGAAAGGCGATGACGCGGATGATTTCATTCGAGAATGGCCTGATCACCGCGATGAAGACGATCTGATTGTGATGGACCTCGGGCTGAATCCCGAGGATGAACCCTACGAGAACATTCCTCGGTTCAACTTTATGGAGATACCGCCGGGGTATGACCCTGACTCGCGGTTCGCGTCAACGATGATCGAAGCTCTCGCCGACGATATCGCCGCGATGGTTGCTCAGTCCGGTGGCTCCGAAAAGTACCTCGGCGCTCTCATGAAGCGCGTAACCAAGACCGTCTCGAGAGGATTGCTACGCTCCGGCCGTGGGGTGAGCCTACTCGATCTTGCCTGCGCGTGTTCATCGCAGACTGGGCTCTCTGAGTTCTCGCGCTGGATGGACGACGAGCGCATTACGTTCATCCGAGAGACCGCCCACCGCTTCGAGGAAAAGGAGGATGCGGACCTCGAACCGCTCGCCGGCCGGATGGACGAGTGGATTCATAACGACGCCATCCGCGACCTCATTTCCGCACGTGACCCGTCGTTTTCGATTCACGAGGCTGTTGAGGAGGGGAAGGTCATCGTGCTCCGGTTCGCTAAAGGAGCAGGCGAAACCGAGCGCCGACTGCTCACCACAGCACTCATTCGGCGAACATACGCCTCGAAGCGTGTCTGTGATAACGATAGTCCGTTCTATCTGGTTTGTGACGAATTCGACAAGATAGCTACTGAGGAATCCAATCTCCATACGATTCTCTCAGAAGCGGGCGGCCACAACTATCGCTGCGTGATGGCCTGTCAGGCTCCCGGCAACCAGCTTCCTGGCCGGCTGAAAAACACCGTTGGCAACCAGTGTGATACGTTCCTCACGTTCAATCCAGGCACGAAAAACGCTGATTTCGTTGCCGAACATCACTCGGTTGAGGCGGAGACACTTCGGGAGATGCCTCGATACAAATGCTACCTCCGTACCCATACCTCGACCGACGACAACACCCACTCGTATCTGGTCAACGCTTTCGAGCCGATTGAAGAAGTGCGTGAGAGTGTGACCGGTGAGACGGGTATGAGCGACGAGGAAGTCGAAGCGCTCAAGCTCCAGTCGATGGAGCGCTACGGCGAACCCATCGAGTCAGCAGAGGAACAGCAGCAAGAATCAGCATTCTACGAGGGCGGGGCAGTCACACCGGGTGAAGGTGGCCCGACATCGCTGAATATGGACGACAAGGAGGTGCGAAATCTTGCCCTGAAAGCCGTCTTCGACGAGAGTATTCGGCAGGGCGACCCCGGTGGGTTCGTCGCGGTCGAGGAGTGTGTCGAGCGGCTGCAGCGGTATCTGCCCGAAGGAGAGACGATCAACGACGCGGGCCGAGCGTGGCGCAACGTCCTTCAGGAAGTCCCCGATGCATACCTCGATAACCGTGAGGTAGACGACCAGATGGAGGTCAGAGCTACCGACCGCGGATTCATGAACGTTGGCGCGTCGGAGAACGATGGGAAAGCCGAGCACTGGGCACCGATGGCGAATGCCTACATTCCGTTCACGCAACTCGGCTTCGTGATGGATATCCCGGCTCAGACAGGCGATGAAATGCCCGACGGTCTCGCAAAGCTCGATGATGCTCTTCAGATCGAGGACATTGACGACCCGGCGAAGATCGCCGACCGAGTGAACGACTACCGGGAATCCAACGAGTTGCTAACCCGTCTCGCTGGAACGAAAACAGCGTATATCGAGTCGGAACACACGACCGGCGCAACCCAGCCCTCCCAGACCATTCGGAATCTAGTGCAGGCGCACAACCGAGGCCATCGCTGCCTGTTCTTCGCCCGCGAAAGCGTTGCCGAGCAGGTCTATAATACGGTAGCGCACGAGCCGATGTGCTGCCGGAGTAACCACCCGGAAAGCGACGAGAAGCGATTCTATACGAGCACGACGACGCTACGAATCGACGGCGAGGAAATGACGCGCCCCGGCGAGGCCGAGAACGTCTGGGTCCACGACACGGAGACTGGTCAGTACATCCTGCGTGACCGAGCGGGGACGGTTCACGCGCGCTTCGACACGCCAGCGGACATCTTTACTGATGCGAGCGCGTATCCTGACGGTGGCAACCGCAACATCAAGCCACCAGTCATCCCCGAGTACGAAATCGGCGGGGAGGACGTAACGAAGATCGAGTGGGACATCATTGTGGTTCCCGAGCCAGAGCGCGACGAGGAAGGCAACGAGAGCACGCTTACGCCGGCCGACCTCAAACTCTACCGAGAGGGGGCGAAGAACATTCCGCTCATTGATCTCACTGAAGACGTTACAGAAGGTGAAAACATCGAACCGAGCGGTGGCAAGCAAGGATCATCAACCAACTCAGAAACCGATGAGATGCCCGGACAAGGCAGAGACGATGATGCAGTCGAATCTACCTCCGAGCAACATGAAGACGAAGGGGATTATCTTGAGGATGCTCTCTCTGGCGTCTTCAACTGA
- a CDS encoding transcriptional regulator, which translates to MGDATEQDSPSEFPPSFEEMRDHLGEARRNILTLLFAADNRAMNTSELRERSNVPSGSIRHHTSRLENWELIEEIDRVYTGRGARAIVWKLTDRGEEFCSDGLDVSASSLVRPEDFEEVQEEVAELRDDVENIKEAMVHIAVEAGGVREETAQDWLDE; encoded by the coding sequence ATGGGCGACGCTACTGAACAGGACAGCCCCAGTGAGTTTCCTCCCTCATTCGAGGAGATGCGTGACCACCTCGGAGAAGCACGGCGGAACATCCTGACACTGTTATTCGCTGCTGACAATCGTGCGATGAACACCTCAGAGTTACGGGAGCGGTCAAACGTTCCCAGCGGGAGCATTCGCCACCACACAAGCCGGCTCGAAAATTGGGAATTGATCGAGGAAATTGACCGGGTCTATACGGGGCGTGGAGCACGGGCTATCGTGTGGAAGCTGACTGACCGTGGGGAGGAATTTTGTTCGGATGGGCTGGACGTGTCTGCCTCGTCTCTCGTTCGGCCGGAGGATTTCGAAGAGGTGCAAGAGGAAGTTGCGGAGCTTCGGGACGACGTAGAGAACATCAAAGAAGCAATGGTGCATATCGCAGTTGAGGCCGGCGGTGTTCGGGAAGAAACGGCTCAGGACTGGCTCGATGAATGA